The following are encoded together in the Adhaeribacter arboris genome:
- a CDS encoding glycosyltransferase family protein → MKNLNVLFLGWDFSPFDEEQGTNCYKVATEMANQLKVSLILPRADLNVKAENINLIGLNNHTLTSAFANSHFLKVLPFAEADYIRALIPLYGSIDIPENQRSYSRENKAGSFSGEPDNLPKKSTSSSNQEESTRVFDLPNWDNISTNTKIIQYARYAARYAINQAFDLIFAHNWLTYLAGSELKLITGKPLAIQIDSLCQERREVNNQGWMYELEKSVIERADVIFTFNPAHAAIIKSVYQVFPASIFLVSESSKNVEESFHSFHLSVTNEAPTNMNNTEENTISEKSNSHGEVRTNKIVELLTKMYPPISS, encoded by the coding sequence ATGAAGAACTTAAATGTGCTTTTTTTAGGATGGGATTTCTCTCCGTTTGACGAAGAGCAAGGAACGAACTGCTATAAGGTAGCTACGGAGATGGCTAACCAGCTAAAAGTATCTTTAATTTTACCTAGAGCCGATCTGAATGTAAAAGCAGAAAATATAAATTTAATTGGATTAAACAACCATACTCTTACCTCAGCTTTTGCTAATAGTCATTTCCTTAAAGTGCTCCCTTTTGCCGAAGCAGATTACATTCGCGCCTTAATACCTCTTTATGGTTCTATTGATATACCTGAGAATCAGCGCTCCTATTCGAGAGAGAATAAGGCCGGATCATTTTCGGGAGAACCAGATAATTTACCGAAGAAAAGTACTTCTAGCAGTAACCAGGAAGAATCAACGCGTGTTTTTGACCTACCAAACTGGGATAATATAAGTACAAATACTAAAATTATTCAATATGCCCGTTATGCAGCCCGATATGCCATAAACCAAGCTTTTGACCTAATTTTTGCGCATAATTGGCTTACTTATCTGGCAGGAAGCGAGTTAAAGTTAATTACAGGCAAGCCCTTAGCTATTCAGATTGATTCGTTGTGCCAGGAACGTAGGGAGGTAAATAACCAGGGATGGATGTACGAATTGGAAAAGTCAGTTATCGAACGGGCCGATGTTATTTTCACATTTAATCCCGCCCACGCCGCCATTATTAAATCAGTCTATCAGGTTTTTCCCGCTAGCATTTTTTTAGTATCGGAATCTTCAAAAAACGTAGAAGAAAGTTTCCATTCTTTCCACCTTTCTGTAACTAATGAAGCGCCTACTAACATGAATAATACCGAGGAAAATACTATATCGGAAAAATCAAATTCCCATGGGGAAGTTCGGACAAACAAAATTGTAGAGTTATTAACTAAAATGTATCCTCCAATAAGCAGCTAA
- a CDS encoding DUF7793 family protein encodes MQQLEVDNEARIKETKYVTMIIQNGIFHAYYKELEILDMNFAKVAVQDRLNFFQNIAYPCLFDITKVKETTKEARDYMANEGNELVLASAMVVNNPMLKMMANFYIMVNKPKNPTRLFTDRDSALDWLEQFKNKN; translated from the coding sequence ATGCAACAATTAGAAGTGGATAATGAAGCTAGGATTAAGGAAACAAAGTACGTCACTATGATTATCCAGAACGGCATCTTTCATGCTTATTACAAAGAATTGGAAATCTTGGATATGAATTTTGCCAAAGTAGCGGTCCAAGACCGGTTGAATTTCTTTCAAAATATAGCTTATCCTTGTTTGTTTGATATTACAAAAGTGAAGGAAACCACGAAAGAAGCGCGTGACTATATGGCTAATGAAGGCAATGAGTTGGTTTTAGCCAGCGCCATGGTTGTAAATAATCCTATGCTGAAAATGATGGCTAATTTTTACATCATGGTAAATAAACCCAAAAATCCTACCCGCTTGTTTACCGACCGTGACAGCGCTTTAGATTGGCTGGAACAATTTAAAAATAAAAATTAA
- a CDS encoding class I SAM-dependent methyltransferase has product MSIFSKYISPRLMNMFMSVQVITPYRAELLQYAQGKILEIGFGSGLNLPHYPAGVREIDIVEINEGMKNLAQKNIAQSTIQVNYHTLNAELLPFPAATFDTVVSAWTLCSIAEVSRALAEIYRVLKPDGQFLFAEHGLSNEPQVQKWQHRLTPIQKIIADGCHLDRNIEALIAEAGFKFRKLRKEYAGSPKVASYFYIGVATKAIP; this is encoded by the coding sequence ATGAGTATTTTTTCTAAATATATCTCTCCCCGGTTAATGAATATGTTCATGTCCGTGCAGGTTATTACACCTTACCGGGCAGAGTTACTTCAGTACGCCCAAGGAAAGATACTGGAGATTGGATTTGGGTCCGGCTTAAACCTGCCTCATTACCCGGCCGGTGTCCGGGAGATTGATATTGTGGAGATTAACGAAGGCATGAAAAACCTAGCTCAAAAAAATATCGCCCAATCGACCATTCAGGTTAACTATCACACTTTAAATGCGGAATTACTACCTTTTCCGGCAGCTACTTTTGACACGGTTGTAAGCGCCTGGACCCTTTGCAGCATTGCGGAAGTTAGCCGAGCTTTGGCGGAAATTTACCGGGTGCTTAAACCGGACGGCCAGTTTTTATTTGCGGAGCATGGTTTAAGCAACGAACCGCAAGTGCAAAAATGGCAGCACCGACTTACCCCCATTCAAAAAATCATTGCCGATGGTTGCCACTTAGACCGAAACATAGAAGCTCTTATTGCCGAGGCCGGGTTTAAGTTCCGGAAACTCCGGAAAGAATACGCGGGTTCGCCTAAAGTAGCCAGTTATTTTTACATTGGGGTGGCGACTAAAGCTATTCCTTAA
- a CDS encoding group III truncated hemoglobin gives MNSNQLKDISTEADIKKLVDAFYDKVNQDSLLSPIFNDYAKVNWEKHLPIMYQFWSSILLGSASYEGQPFPKHAFLPVNPTHFAQWLSLFFATVTENFRGPLAEEAKLRAANIARIFSNKIQIIQGQAPGIPIVKQDLTK, from the coding sequence ATGAATAGTAACCAATTAAAAGACATTTCTACGGAAGCGGATATCAAGAAACTGGTGGATGCATTTTATGATAAAGTAAACCAGGATTCCTTACTTTCCCCGATCTTTAACGACTACGCTAAGGTAAATTGGGAAAAGCATTTACCTATAATGTACCAATTTTGGAGCTCTATTTTATTAGGTTCCGCCTCGTACGAGGGCCAGCCTTTTCCGAAACACGCGTTTTTACCCGTTAACCCGACGCACTTTGCGCAATGGCTAAGCTTATTTTTTGCAACAGTAACCGAAAACTTCCGGGGACCCTTGGCGGAGGAAGCTAAATTACGGGCGGCCAACATTGCCCGCATATTTTCGAATAAAATCCAGATTATTCAGGGGCAAGCACCCGGCATTCCCATTGTTAAGCAGGATTTAACTAAATAG
- a CDS encoding GH39 family glycosyl hydrolase, producing the protein MTHKPAFIFFIFWFSSFLAFPQTTEPAAVSIKIDLQQPVAPMEPVWAWFGYDEPNYTYMQDGKKLLSELAALSPVPVYIRTHNLLTTGDGTPALKWGSTNAYTEDAAGNPVYNWTIVDRIMDTYVERGMRPMAQMGFMPEALSINPQPYQHTWQPGQSYEKIFTGWTYPPKDYQKWADLIYAWVKHSIDRYGRNKVETWYWELWNEPNSKYWGGTVEEYCKLYDYSADAVKRALPTAKVGGPHVTGPAGKGAATFLNYFLNHCLRGTNSVTGKLGTPLDFIAFHAKGAPKVVNNMVRMNMGQQLRDISGGFQIVASYPELKNLPVIIGESDPEGCAACGMQTNPENAYRNGTMYSSYTAASFARKYALADYFKVNFKGAVSWSFEFENQPWFYGFRDLATNGVDKPVLNVFRMFGKMQGNRVQVSGDTTYSFRQVRDHSVRGPQPDVNALATSGKNSATVMVWNYHDDDLPAPPSPVTISIKSFPSKQVTFTHYRIDQEHSNSYEAWKKMGSPSQPTPAQIKELEKAGQLQTLQKPELVKIMNGQTQVTMLLPRQGVSLLLYTWK; encoded by the coding sequence ATGACGCACAAGCCCGCATTCATTTTCTTTATATTTTGGTTTAGCTCTTTCCTCGCTTTTCCTCAAACAACTGAACCAGCCGCTGTATCCATAAAAATTGATTTACAGCAACCTGTTGCGCCCATGGAACCGGTTTGGGCCTGGTTTGGCTACGACGAGCCAAATTATACCTACATGCAGGATGGTAAAAAGTTGCTCTCGGAGTTAGCCGCTCTGAGTCCAGTACCAGTTTACATCCGGACCCATAACCTGCTTACCACCGGCGACGGCACACCTGCTTTGAAATGGGGGTCCACGAATGCTTACACCGAAGATGCTGCCGGTAACCCGGTGTATAACTGGACCATTGTGGACCGGATTATGGATACGTATGTGGAGCGCGGCATGCGGCCAATGGCGCAAATGGGATTTATGCCCGAAGCTTTGTCTATTAACCCGCAGCCTTACCAACATACCTGGCAACCGGGCCAATCCTACGAAAAAATTTTTACCGGCTGGACGTATCCGCCCAAGGATTATCAGAAATGGGCCGATTTAATTTATGCCTGGGTAAAACACTCCATTGATCGTTATGGTCGGAATAAAGTAGAAACCTGGTACTGGGAGCTTTGGAACGAACCCAATAGCAAGTACTGGGGCGGAACCGTAGAAGAATATTGTAAGTTATACGATTACTCGGCGGATGCGGTAAAACGGGCTTTGCCAACGGCCAAAGTAGGTGGCCCGCACGTAACGGGTCCGGCCGGCAAAGGAGCTGCTACTTTCCTGAATTACTTTCTGAATCATTGTTTGCGGGGCACTAATTCGGTAACGGGTAAGCTAGGTACTCCCCTGGATTTTATTGCTTTTCATGCCAAAGGGGCTCCTAAAGTGGTAAATAATATGGTACGCATGAACATGGGCCAGCAATTACGCGATATTTCCGGCGGTTTTCAGATAGTAGCCTCTTACCCGGAACTGAAGAATTTACCCGTTATTATCGGCGAATCTGATCCGGAAGGATGCGCCGCTTGCGGCATGCAAACCAACCCCGAAAATGCTTACCGCAACGGTACCATGTACTCGAGTTATACCGCCGCTTCGTTTGCCCGTAAATACGCGCTGGCCGATTATTTTAAGGTTAACTTTAAAGGGGCCGTTTCGTGGTCATTTGAATTTGAAAACCAACCTTGGTTTTACGGCTTTCGCGATTTAGCAACGAATGGCGTTGATAAACCGGTACTTAACGTATTCCGGATGTTCGGGAAAATGCAAGGCAACCGGGTTCAAGTAAGCGGCGACACTACTTATTCGTTCCGGCAGGTACGCGACCACAGCGTCCGCGGACCGCAACCAGATGTAAATGCTCTGGCTACTTCCGGTAAAAACTCGGCGACCGTCATGGTTTGGAATTACCACGACGATGATTTGCCCGCGCCCCCTTCTCCGGTAACTATTTCCATAAAAAGCTTTCCTTCGAAGCAAGTAACTTTCACGCATTACCGAATTGATCAAGAACACAGTAATTCTTACGAAGCCTGGAAGAAAATGGGGTCACCTTCTCAACCCACACCGGCCCAAATAAAAGAACTGGAAAAAGCCGGGCAATTGCAAACCTTGCAAAAGCCGGAGTTGGTGAAAATAATGAATGGACAAACTCAGGTAACTATGCTCTTACCCCGCCAGGGAGTGTCGCTGTTGCTGTATACCTGGAAGTGA
- a CDS encoding alpha/beta fold hydrolase, protein MDVLKRNNVIIKGKGQTPMLFAHGYGCDQNMWRFVTPAFEEDYKIILFDQMGFGQSDFSEYSAQKYSSLQAYADDILEIAEALDLTEIVFVGHSVSAMIGVLAANKAPHLFQNLILIAPSPRYINDTDYSGGFAPEDIDNLLNSLNSDYLAWSVAMAPVIMGNADKPEWSEELATSFCRSHEEIARNFAHLTFRSDNRADLKKLQVKSLILQCQNDVIAPLEVGSYMQQNIANSNLVILNAKGHCPNLSAPEETIHAIQDFLTAHKVLQ, encoded by the coding sequence ATGGATGTTCTTAAAAGAAATAATGTAATCATAAAGGGTAAAGGTCAAACTCCCATGTTATTTGCCCATGGTTATGGCTGCGACCAAAATATGTGGCGTTTTGTTACGCCGGCCTTTGAGGAGGATTATAAAATTATTCTCTTCGATCAAATGGGTTTCGGCCAATCCGATTTTTCGGAATATTCGGCGCAGAAGTACAGTTCCTTACAAGCTTACGCCGACGACATTTTAGAAATAGCGGAAGCTTTGGACTTAACCGAAATTGTTTTTGTGGGTCATTCCGTAAGTGCCATGATTGGAGTACTGGCCGCTAATAAAGCCCCGCATTTGTTTCAGAATTTAATTCTAATTGCTCCTTCGCCGCGGTACATCAACGATACGGACTATTCCGGCGGTTTTGCCCCGGAAGATATTGACAATTTGCTGAACTCGTTAAATAGTGATTACCTGGCCTGGTCGGTGGCAATGGCTCCGGTGATTATGGGAAATGCCGATAAACCCGAATGGAGCGAAGAGTTGGCCACGAGTTTTTGCCGGAGCCACGAAGAAATAGCGCGAAATTTTGCGCATCTGACTTTTCGTTCCGATAACCGGGCTGATTTAAAAAAACTTCAGGTTAAATCTTTAATTCTGCAGTGCCAGAATGATGTAATTGCACCTTTGGAAGTAGGTAGTTACATGCAGCAAAATATAGCTAACAGTAATTTGGTAATATTAAATGCCAAGGGGCATTGCCCTAACCTGAGTGCGCCGGAAGAAACAATTCATGCCATTCAAGATTTTTTAACTGCTCACAAAGTGCTTCAGTAA
- a CDS encoding aldo/keto reductase encodes MANESTPAFSTDYTIGGEFTINRMGYGAMRITGTGIWGPPPDREEAIRVLQRTVELGINFIDTADSYGPHVSEELIAEALHPYPADLVIATKGGLLRTGPNQWPINAHPDHLREALEGSLRRLKLNQIDLYQLHRVDPEVPYEKTLEFLQKVQEEGLVKHIGLSEVTVDQIKKAQEYVKIVSVQNMYSVDNRKWEEELEYCRQQNMAFIPWYPLAGGNSEALSKLEKIGQKYQATKQQIALSWLLHHAPNILLIPGTSKVKHLEENFKAASISLSPEDLDELDQLKKAGISG; translated from the coding sequence ATGGCTAACGAATCAACCCCCGCCTTTTCTACTGATTATACAATTGGCGGCGAATTTACAATTAACCGGATGGGCTATGGCGCCATGCGCATCACCGGTACTGGTATCTGGGGCCCGCCGCCAGACCGGGAAGAAGCCATTCGCGTGTTACAAAGAACCGTAGAGTTGGGCATAAACTTTATTGATACCGCCGATAGCTATGGTCCCCACGTGTCCGAAGAATTAATTGCCGAAGCTTTACACCCTTACCCCGCGGATCTGGTAATTGCTACCAAAGGTGGTTTGCTGCGTACCGGTCCTAACCAATGGCCCATTAACGCGCACCCCGATCATTTACGCGAAGCCTTGGAAGGAAGCTTGCGGCGATTAAAATTAAACCAGATTGATTTATACCAACTGCACCGGGTAGATCCCGAAGTGCCTTACGAAAAAACTTTAGAATTTTTACAAAAAGTACAGGAAGAAGGCTTGGTAAAGCACATTGGTCTTTCGGAAGTAACGGTTGACCAGATTAAAAAAGCGCAGGAGTACGTAAAAATTGTATCGGTGCAAAATATGTACAGCGTAGATAACCGTAAGTGGGAAGAAGAACTGGAATATTGCCGGCAGCAAAACATGGCTTTTATTCCCTGGTACCCACTTGCCGGGGGTAATTCGGAAGCACTATCTAAATTGGAGAAAATCGGGCAAAAATACCAGGCTACCAAACAGCAAATTGCGCTTAGCTGGCTTTTGCATCACGCCCCCAATATTTTGCTCATTCCGGGTACTTCTAAAGTAAAACATCTCGAAGAAAACTTTAAAGCCGCCTCTATTTCTCTTTCTCCGGAAGATTTAGATGAATTAGATCAGCTTAAAAAAGCAGGAATTTCGGGCTAA
- a CDS encoding aldo/keto reductase — protein sequence MEYIRLGNTGMKVSKICLGCMTYGTPTERWPWALNEEQSRPFIQKALELGINFFDTADVYANGASEDVVGRALKDFAKRDEVVIATKVFNPMGPGPNDQGLSRKHIMSAIDASLRRLGTDYVDLYQIHRWDYDVPLEETLEALHDVVKAGKARYIGASSMFAWQFAQALYTADLHGWTRFISMQPQYNLVYREEEREMLPLCQDQKIAVIPWSPLARGLLTGKRAKGGGETERARTDAFGKPIYTRDDDFYISDLVNAIAQKKGIPNAQVALAWLLAKPIVTAPIIGASKPGHLEDAVGALSVKLTSEEIKQLEEPYQPHPILGFS from the coding sequence ATGGAATATATCCGCTTAGGTAACACCGGAATGAAGGTGTCCAAAATTTGCCTGGGTTGCATGACTTACGGCACTCCAACCGAGCGCTGGCCCTGGGCCCTAAACGAAGAACAAAGCCGGCCTTTTATTCAGAAAGCGCTGGAACTCGGCATAAATTTTTTTGATACCGCCGATGTATATGCCAATGGGGCCAGCGAAGATGTGGTCGGGCGGGCGTTAAAAGATTTTGCCAAACGGGACGAGGTGGTAATTGCTACTAAAGTGTTCAACCCTATGGGACCCGGTCCCAACGACCAAGGTTTATCGCGGAAGCACATCATGAGCGCTATTGATGCTAGTTTACGGCGTTTAGGTACCGACTACGTAGATTTATACCAGATTCACCGGTGGGATTATGATGTTCCGCTGGAAGAAACCCTGGAAGCTTTACACGACGTGGTGAAGGCGGGAAAAGCGCGCTACATTGGCGCTTCATCGATGTTTGCCTGGCAATTTGCCCAAGCTTTGTATACCGCCGATTTACATGGTTGGACGCGCTTTATTTCCATGCAGCCGCAATATAATTTGGTATACCGCGAAGAAGAACGGGAAATGCTGCCGCTTTGCCAAGATCAGAAAATAGCCGTTATTCCCTGGTCGCCATTGGCACGGGGCTTACTAACCGGTAAACGCGCCAAAGGTGGGGGAGAGACCGAGCGCGCCCGGACCGATGCCTTCGGTAAACCCATTTACACCCGCGACGATGACTTTTATATTTCTGACCTGGTGAATGCTATAGCCCAAAAAAAAGGTATTCCGAACGCGCAAGTGGCCCTAGCCTGGTTATTAGCGAAGCCCATTGTAACCGCTCCCATAATCGGCGCCAGTAAACCGGGGCACCTGGAAGATGCAGTAGGAGCATTATCCGTTAAACTTACTTCCGAAGAAATTAAGCAATTGGAAGAACCTTATCAACCGCATCCTATACTCGGTTTCTCTTAA
- a CDS encoding ester cyclase: MKQQKINFVAKAAFLKNNNQQKEVSSPSSNQLPTLPEQKKMVPPIISSKEIVKAFLTEVRSGKAPDQAKKYLAETVLAHQLNSEKKTTVTRTPENYAAHVRELLTQYGNYTFEITKLLADGDKVYARWKQSGHHLTNLDGYNATGKPLNEIASAVYRVKNGKIMEYWIQMDRFGFEQQLQQQQEN; this comes from the coding sequence ATGAAGCAGCAAAAAATTAATTTTGTAGCTAAAGCCGCGTTCCTGAAAAATAATAACCAACAAAAAGAAGTAAGTAGCCCGTCTTCCAATCAATTACCAACTCTTCCGGAGCAGAAAAAAATGGTACCGCCAATTATTAGCAGCAAAGAAATTGTAAAAGCATTTTTAACAGAAGTACGTTCGGGCAAAGCACCGGATCAAGCAAAAAAATACCTGGCCGAAACGGTTTTGGCCCATCAACTTAACTCCGAAAAGAAAACAACCGTAACCCGAACCCCGGAAAATTACGCCGCCCACGTGCGGGAATTATTAACGCAATACGGTAACTATACTTTTGAAATTACCAAACTCTTAGCGGATGGTGATAAAGTATATGCCCGCTGGAAACAAAGCGGCCACCACCTCACCAATTTGGATGGTTATAATGCTACGGGCAAACCATTAAACGAAATTGCGAGTGCCGTTTACCGGGTTAAAAACGGAAAAATCATGGAATACTGGATTCAGATGGATAGATTCGGTTTTGAGCAGCAATTACAGCAACAGCAAGAAAACTGA
- a CDS encoding S9 family peptidase — protein MKCKIFRDWLLLIQLIGLSFLSQAQNSSPLTWLKSGHAFVQQEDGNIVQFTLPGREKQVLLAKEKLIPAGQTAPLIIRSFSFSPDEQKILLFTNTRKVWRLHTRGDYWVYNLATQTLEQIGKNQPAASLMFAQFSPDNNQVAYVSQNNIYTENLNTKTTKQLTADGTRQLINGTFDWAYEEEFFCRNGFRWSPDSKKIAYWQIDANQVKDYLMINFTDSVYSQVKPVEYPVAGEAPSPYKIGVVDITNAKTTWMLLPGDPRQHYVPRLEWTANPNEIIVQQLNRKQNESRLFVCQASTGQVTPIYQEKDAAWIDVLALWDPKYANGGWDWLKKGQEFLWASEKDGWRHLYRVSRDGKKETLVTRGNYDVMEMVKIAEPEGMVYFMASPENATQAYLYRTRLDGKGKAERLSPATQPGTHKYYLSPNAKFARHQFSNYYTPNTTEWVSLPDHKPLDKTSVVADALAKADKAKTNLEFFKIKTSEGVEMDAWMAKPTHLDKTKKYPVVFYVYTEPWGQEVKDEYGIGNNHLYKGKMADDGYVYMAIDNRGTPVPKGRDWRKSVYRKIGLVNIKDQALAAQEVLKMPFIDTSRVAVWGWSGGGSATLNLLFQYPQIYKTGISVAAVGNQLTYDNIYQERYMGLPQENKEDFVNGSPITYAKNLRGNLLYIHGTGDDNVHYNNAEQLINELIKYNKQFQVMPYPNRTHSISEGEGTHEHLSTLYTNYLKQHCPPGGR, from the coding sequence ATGAAATGTAAAATTTTTCGGGACTGGTTGCTTCTGATTCAACTAATCGGTTTATCTTTTCTCTCCCAAGCTCAAAACAGTAGTCCTTTAACCTGGCTGAAATCCGGCCATGCTTTTGTGCAACAGGAAGATGGAAACATTGTTCAATTCACCTTGCCGGGGCGCGAAAAACAAGTACTTCTTGCCAAAGAAAAACTAATTCCGGCTGGTCAAACCGCGCCGCTTATTATCCGCAGTTTTTCTTTTTCTCCGGATGAGCAGAAGATTTTACTTTTTACCAATACCCGCAAAGTCTGGCGACTGCATACCCGCGGCGATTACTGGGTGTATAACCTGGCCACGCAAACTTTGGAACAAATTGGCAAGAACCAACCAGCGGCCTCCCTGATGTTCGCTCAATTTTCCCCGGATAACAACCAGGTAGCCTACGTCAGCCAAAATAATATCTACACCGAAAATTTAAACACCAAAACAACCAAACAACTTACCGCCGATGGTACGCGCCAACTAATTAACGGGACTTTTGATTGGGCCTACGAAGAAGAGTTTTTTTGCCGCAACGGTTTCCGGTGGAGCCCCGATAGTAAAAAGATTGCTTACTGGCAGATTGATGCCAATCAGGTAAAAGATTATTTAATGATTAATTTCACCGATTCGGTTTACTCCCAAGTAAAACCCGTAGAATATCCGGTGGCCGGCGAAGCTCCTTCGCCTTACAAAATCGGTGTCGTAGATATTACTAATGCTAAAACTACCTGGATGTTATTACCCGGCGACCCGCGCCAGCACTACGTTCCCCGCCTGGAATGGACGGCAAACCCGAATGAAATAATTGTACAGCAGTTAAACCGCAAACAAAACGAAAGCCGCTTATTTGTTTGCCAGGCCAGTACCGGTCAGGTTACACCCATTTACCAGGAAAAAGATGCAGCCTGGATTGATGTTTTAGCCTTATGGGACCCTAAATACGCGAATGGCGGCTGGGATTGGCTGAAAAAAGGGCAGGAATTTCTATGGGCCAGCGAGAAAGATGGTTGGCGGCATTTGTACCGGGTAAGTCGGGATGGCAAAAAAGAAACTTTGGTAACCCGCGGTAACTACGACGTCATGGAAATGGTAAAAATAGCCGAGCCGGAAGGAATGGTTTATTTTATGGCTTCGCCCGAAAATGCTACGCAAGCTTATTTGTACCGCACTCGCCTGGATGGTAAAGGGAAAGCAGAGCGACTTTCTCCCGCTACCCAGCCGGGCACGCATAAATATTATTTATCCCCCAACGCGAAGTTTGCCCGGCACCAATTTTCGAATTATTACACGCCTAATACGACGGAATGGGTAAGCCTGCCCGACCATAAGCCTTTAGATAAAACCAGCGTGGTAGCCGATGCCCTGGCCAAAGCAGATAAAGCAAAAACCAATTTGGAGTTTTTCAAAATTAAAACCAGCGAAGGCGTAGAAATGGATGCCTGGATGGCAAAACCCACCCACCTAGATAAAACCAAAAAGTACCCGGTAGTATTTTACGTGTATACCGAACCCTGGGGCCAGGAAGTAAAAGATGAGTACGGTATCGGCAACAATCATTTATACAAAGGCAAAATGGCCGATGACGGATACGTGTACATGGCCATCGATAATCGGGGCACGCCGGTACCCAAAGGCCGCGACTGGCGTAAAAGCGTTTACCGCAAAATTGGTCTGGTTAATATTAAAGATCAGGCTTTAGCGGCTCAAGAAGTTTTAAAAATGCCTTTTATCGATACTTCCCGCGTGGCAGTTTGGGGCTGGAGTGGCGGCGGTTCGGCTACTTTAAATTTATTATTTCAGTACCCACAAATTTATAAAACCGGAATTTCCGTGGCCGCCGTGGGTAACCAGCTCACTTACGACAATATTTACCAGGAACGCTACATGGGTTTGCCGCAGGAAAACAAAGAAGATTTTGTAAATGGCTCCCCGATTACCTACGCCAAAAACTTACGCGGCAACTTGCTCTACATCCACGGCACCGGCGACGATAACGTACATTACAACAATGCCGAACAACTCATTAACGAACTGATAAAGTACAACAAACAATTTCAGGTAATGCCCTACCCTAACCGTACCCACAGCATTTCGGAAGGCGAAGGAACCCACGAACACTTATCCACTTTATACACCAATTATTTAAAACAACATTGTCCGCCGGGAGGAAGGTAA
- the fbp gene encoding class 1 fructose-bisphosphatase, whose protein sequence is METNNQLGLPVGVTLDRFIKRSQSAFGYATGELSQLLRDIALAGKIVNREINQAGLIGLAGSMGNANVQGETQQKLDVIANIRFVRALKNGGEACAIVSEEEEDIIYTGNDTGKYVVAMDPLDGSSNIDVNVSVGTIFSIYRRVSPLGTKATFEDFLQGGEKQVAAGYILYGTSTMLVYTTGHGVSGFTYETSLGEFFLSHPDIKSPVNGNMYTCNDAYIKNFPEMVQEYIQRIREKGCTARYIGSMVADLHRNLLKGGIYLYPPVPKTPDGKLRLLYECYPLAFLVEQAGGKAFDGNHRTLEILPNYIHQRSPLYIGSAAMVEELMKTIQKPQELT, encoded by the coding sequence ATGGAAACGAATAATCAATTAGGTTTACCGGTAGGGGTAACCCTGGACCGGTTTATCAAGCGGAGCCAAAGTGCCTTTGGGTATGCTACCGGGGAACTGTCGCAGTTATTGCGTGATATTGCTTTGGCCGGGAAAATTGTGAATCGGGAAATAAACCAGGCGGGCTTGATTGGTTTAGCCGGCAGTATGGGAAATGCGAATGTGCAAGGGGAAACCCAGCAAAAACTGGATGTAATTGCCAATATCCGCTTTGTTCGGGCTTTAAAGAATGGGGGAGAGGCCTGCGCCATTGTTTCGGAGGAAGAAGAAGATATTATTTACACGGGCAATGATACCGGCAAATACGTGGTGGCCATGGACCCCTTGGATGGTTCTTCTAATATTGATGTAAACGTATCGGTAGGAACAATTTTTTCTATTTACCGGCGCGTAAGCCCCCTCGGCACCAAAGCTACTTTTGAAGATTTTTTACAAGGCGGCGAAAAACAAGTGGCCGCCGGCTATATTTTATACGGCACTTCTACCATGCTGGTGTATACCACCGGGCACGGGGTAAGCGGCTTTACCTATGAAACATCCTTAGGCGAATTCTTTTTGTCGCACCCGGATATAAAAAGCCCGGTAAACGGTAACATGTATACTTGCAACGATGCTTACATAAAAAATTTTCCGGAAATGGTGCAGGAATATATTCAGCGTATCCGGGAAAAGGGCTGTACTGCTCGCTACATTGGTTCGATGGTGGCGGACTTGCACCGGAACTTGCTGAAAGGGGGCATTTATTTATACCCACCGGTGCCGAAAACACCCGATGGCAAGCTGCGTTTGTTGTACGAATGTTATCCGCTGGCCTTTTTAGTGGAGCAAGCCGGCGGCAAAGCTTTTGACGGAAATCACCGGACTTTAGAAATCCTTCCTAATTATATTCACCAGAGAAGCCCGCTTTATATTGGTTCGGCCGCGATGGTAGAGGAACTAATGAAAACCATCCAAAAACCCCAGGAATTGACTTAA